A stretch of DNA from Desulfosarcina ovata subsp. ovata:
ATGAAGCCCAGGTGGTCGTCGTCGATCTCCACGTTACGGCCCACCGTGCCGGTGGCCACGCGCGAACCGCGCACGATCACTACGCCTTTTTTTGCGGCCTGGGCTGCCCGCTCGATGGTGGCGGCATTCATGTTGCCGTTGCCGTCGCCAGCCACCACGATTCCTTTGGCGCCCCGTTCCACGGAGCAGTCGATCAGGTCGGCCGGCATGTCGGCGCAGGCATAGAGGATATCTACCCGGGGCAGGTCGGTGACGCCATCGATGGAGAACTCGCTTTGATGGGTGTGGCGGCGGAAGGGGTGGCGGAAGTACTCGTTCCGGCCGTAGTTGACTGTTCCGATCAGGCCGTTGATGGGCGAGATGAAGGTCTCCACGGCGGTGGTATTGCTTTTGGTCAGCGAATGGGCGCTGTGGATGCGATCGTTCATTACCGCCAGGGTGCCGCGTCCGGCCGCCTCGGGATCGGCGGCCACGGCCACGGCGTTGTAAAGGTTCAGGGGGCCGTCGGCACTGATGGCGGTAAAGGGGCGCATGGCCCCGGTCAGGACCACGGGCGCTTTGCTGTGGACGGTCAGATTGAGAAAATAGGCTGTCTCCTCCATGGTGTCGGTGCCGTGTGTGACCACCACGCCGTTGATCTCGTCAGACGCCAGCAGTGTGTTGATGCGGCCAGCCAGCCGGCGCATGATGGCAAAGGTCATATCCTGGGAACCCACGCTGGCCACCTGCTCGCCGCGAACCCGGGCCAGGCTGCGCATGCCGGGCAGTGCCTCGATCATCGCATCCACGCCCACTTGCCCCGGAGCGTAGCTGGACTGGGCCGCCGAGGCGGCCGATCCGGCGATGGTTCCGCCGGTGGCGAGAATCATCACCCGGGGGCGGTGATCCGGCAGGCGTTTTTCTTTTCTGGTCGGCATGCAGCCCTTCCCGTCCAATCCTGGTAAACCTGTCAACCATCCATTCAGGCCAGTATAGGGCAGCCAGGAAAAACCTCAAGAAAAAACGGTTGCGCCCGGAGGGTGCCTATGGGAGGTGCCGATTCAGATCCTTAGGCGTTCAAAAGCTGGCCGCTCTGGCGGTCGAAGGCCAGCAGGCGGGTCGGGTTGACCGGTTCGATGCCGAGTGGCCGGCCGGCGTCAAACCTCCGGACCATGGCGCTTTCCACATGCAGGCGCAGTTGCGCTGCATTATTTTGAACGGTGAGCACGGATTTGAGCCCCAGCGGTTCGATATCGACCAGCGATGCCGAGATGGGGGCATCCTCCAAGGCGGTCAACTTCAGGTTTTCCGGGCGGATGCCGAGCACAAAATCACATGGCGCGTCGCCCAGGGCCTGTTTCAGATGGGCAGGCACGGGCAACCCGGCTGCTGCGGCATGCATTACCCCCCCACTGGCGTTGGGCTCATAACGGGCATCGATCAGGTTGATCTGCGGTGCGCCCACGAAGCTGGCGATGTCGCGGTCCAGGGGCTGGTCGTAAAGCTCTTGGGGCCGGGAGATTTGAACCACGCGGCCGCTGTGCAGCATGATGACCGTGTCGGCAACGGCCAGCGCCTCGTTGAAATCCGGGGTGGCCATTAAAAATGTGTACCCCAGCTCGCGTTGCAGCCGTTTCAACTCGGCGCGCAATTCGATTCGCAGCATGGCATCGAGACTTGACAGAGGCTCGTCGAGCAGAAAAAGGGTGGGGGTGCGGATCAGTGCCCGGCCCAGGGCGATGCGCTGGCGTTCCCCACCGCTCATGGTTTTGGGCAGCCGGTCCAAAAGACGGCTCACCTTGAGGGTCCGGGCCATTTCAATGACCCGGACTTCGATTTCATCTTTCGGTAGACGACGGATCTTGAGCGGACTGGCGATGTTTTCATAACCGGTTTTATTGGGGTAGAGGGCCAGGGTGTCGAAGATCATGGCGATATTACGGTCCTTGGGCTCCCATTTTCCCACGTCCCGGCCGGCCAGCAGGACGCGGCCGTTGTCCGGTCGGTCGAGCCCGGCGATCAGGCGCAGAGTGGTGGTTTTCCCGGCACCGGCCGGACCGAGAATCACGGTCAGGGAGGCTTCCGGTACCGTGAAACTGGCCCGGTCCAGGGCGGTTGTGCCATGAAAGGATTTGCTCAAAGCCTGGACTTCCAGGATGGCTTGATTCTTTTTTAGGGCGGGCTGCTGTTTTTCCATCATTGCACCTCTGCTTTTGAACCGCCGTCCATGCGTCGATTGGTCTCCCCGTCGAACAGGACCAGGGCGTCGGGATCGACGTCGATACCGATGGTTTCGCCTTCCCCGGGACAGTCGGTGGAAGCGACCACGATTTTCAGTGCCATCGTGCCGACTTCCACGGTCAGGACAGCCTCCGGCCCGCGGGGTTCCACAAGGCCGACCCGGCCGGTCCAGTTCGCCGTTTGCGCTGCTGCGACGCGCAGTGATTCAGGACGAATGCCCAGGGTGCATCGGCCTTCAGGCACACCGGTTTGGAAAACCGGAAGGCTGAATTCAGCGCGACGGAATCGCATGGCGGCCGCATCGGCCTCCAGCGCCCCGGTGATCAGGTTCATTGGCGGCGACCCCAGGAAACTGGCCACGAAGACATGCTCGGGCCGGTCGTAAATGGACGCGGTCTCCTCGACCTGCAGGATCTTACCCGCTCGCATCACGGCGATCCGGTCAGCCAGGGAGAGGGCCTCGATCTGATCATGGGTGACGTAGATGATCGTGATCCCGATATCGCTCTGCAGGCGCCGTAGTTCCCGGCGCATGGCCAGCCGGGCGGCGGCCTCGAGATTGGACAGGGGTTCGTCGAGCAAAAGGATCGACGGCCGGGTGACCAGGGTTCGCCCGATGGCCACCCGCTGCAGTTCGGAACCGCCAAGCTCCTTGACGCGGGCATTCAGCCGGTCGCGCATGCCGAGCAGTTCGGCCACCTCGGCCACGGCCCGGTCGATTTCTGGACGGGGGACCTTGCGTACGGCGAGTCCGAAGGCCAGGTTCTGGCGTACCGTCATGGCGGTGAAGACCGCATAATCCTGAAACACCAGTCCCACGTCGCGCCGACCCGGCGGCAGGCCAAGCACCGACTGGCCGTTGATCTGGATGTCGCCGGAAGAGGGGTCCTCCAGGCCGACAATCATGTTCAGGGTCGTCGATTTCCCGCAGCCCGAGGGGCCCAGCAGAGCAAGGGTTTCACCGGCAGCCACGTAAAGATCGATGCCGTCCACGGCCACCACGCTGCCGTCGGCGTACTCTTTTTTCAGGGCGACGAGTTCGAGTCGGGGTCGGGTCATTGTTTGATCGCTCCAAATGTCATGGCCCGAGCCAGATGGGACTGAATATGATATCCCACGAAGACCAGCGGAACCATGGCGAAAACTGCCAGGGCCGCCTGCACGCCATAAAGGGTCCCGGCCGTCGCGGTCACGTATTTGGCCAGTTGGACGGGGATGGTGCAGACATTTGAATAGGAGAGCACCAGGGCGAACATGAATTCGGACCAGTTGAGAATGAAAATAAACATGGTGGTGGCGAACAGGCCGCCCTTGATCAATGGGATGGTCACCGTCAGGTGGGCGGCCAGACGGGATCTGCCGTCGATCATGGCGGCCTCCTCGATTTCACGGGGCAGGTCGTCCACGAAACTCTTCAGCATCCAGGTGGAGAAGGGCAGGGTCACCGCCACATAAATGGCAAACAGCCCGAGATAGCTGTCGATCAGACCGACGTTGGAGAAGATGATCACAAAGGGGACCGCGATGGCCGCCGGCGGGAACATGCGGCCGGAGAGGATGACCAGCGGAGTCGCCTTGCTGTTGTTGCCGTAGCGCGAGATGCCGATGGCGGCGAACAGGCCGATGATCACCGATGCGAGCGTGGCGCTGACGGTGGCCAGCACGGATCCGTAGACCGCCTTGGTGGCCGCCTGGCTGACGCCGCCGACACCGTAGGCGCCGAGGGCCTCGGGATCGAAGAGGGTGCGAAAATTGATCAGGGTGGGCTCCGATGGCACCCAGATGGCCGGTGATGCATTCCAGTCGGTCGGCGGCTTGATGGCCGTCATCACGATCCAGAAAACCGGGAAGAGCACCACAATCAGGGCCGCCCCCATCAACAGGGCCAGGGGCAGGGAGAGTTTGCGGTTGTTCATCAGCGACCTGCTTTCATGATCTGCTCCCGGACCGGGACCAGCAGAAGATGGATCAGCAGCAATGAGCCGAGCAGCACGATGAATGCGGCGGCGGCGCCGTAAGCGAGCTGAAAGTCGTTAAAGGCCAGTTTGTAGATATAGAGGCTGATGGTCTCGGTGGCCGATCCGGGGCCGCCGCGGGTGAGCATGAATACCTCGTCAAAGAGTTTGATGATCTCCATGGAACGGATCACGAAGGCGACGATGATGACCGGTTTGAGCATGGGCAGAATGATGCACCAGAACACCTGCCGGGGGCTGGCACCCAGAATTACGGCCGCGCGGACCGGGTTTTCCGGAATGGCGTTGAGTCCGGAGAGCAGGATCAGGAAGAAGAGCGGTGTCCAGTGCCAGACCTCGGTGAGGATCACCGCCGTCACCGCGCAGGGGGCATTGCGGAACCACTCCATGGTGGCTTGGGCACCGAAGAGAAATTCGATGATCTGGTTGACCGGCCCGTTGGTCTGGAAGAGCATCCAGAACGTGTAGCCCACGACTACCGGAAGAATCATCATGGGGGTCAGGAAGGCGGAGAAGAGCAACGACTTGCCGCGGAACTCTCGAAGGAAGAGCACGGCCAGGCCCAGCCCGAAGACGAATTCCAGGCTGAGGCAGACCATTGAAATCAACGCCGTGCGCAGGATCGAATAGACAAAACGGGTGTCGTAGATCAGCAATTCGCTGTAGTTTTCGAACCCTACGAAGGTGGCATCAAACAGGGAACCGCGGGTGGGCGACCAGTCGGTGAAGCTCATGTACAGCGCCACCAGGAGCGGAACGACGAGTACCAGGAGCGAGACGATCTGTCCGGGCAGGACCAGCACCCGTACGAGTCCCTTGAGGCCCAGGCCCGTCGGTGCGCTGGCCGGCGCCGGCGCCGGCTGGGCGGCCGAGGCGGTTTGTGCCCGTGGGCAGGAAGTAAAAAAGGCAGTCAATCGATCACCTCATTTTTCAGACGCTGAGATCGGTTCGGTGTTCACCCGGTCGGCCATTTGGCGGCCCCTGCGGGCGTCGAGATACAGCAGGGGCCGCCGTATACCAGCGGGAAGAGGGACCGGGGCTACCACTTGTCGGCGCCGCTGGCCTTTTTGATCGGCTCGGCGAGATTCCGGGCCAGGGCCAGCCACGATTTTTGCACCTTCTCGCGGCCGATGCGGCGGGTGATGCGGTCGAATTTGCGGGCCGCATCGTCCAGGGCCTTTTTGGGCTTTTTCGCACCGGTCATGCAGGCGTGGACCTCCTTGTCCAGGGCGTCCTGGTACTCGAACCCGCCCGGCAGACAGAAGTCGGGGACCGTGTTGACCATGTTGTCGTACAGCGTTTCCAGGTATTCCGGCGAGTAGGTGTCGATCAGCCGCTGGGTGGGCGCCTTCATGTGGTTGACACGGTACGGATCGGAGTATCCGCCAAGATAGGGGATGGCATCCGCCGAGATGGTCGGCGAGGTCATCCACTGGGCGTAGGCGTAAGAGAGCTCGGGGTTGGCCGAGTACTTGGAAACGGCATAGCCGTATCCCCAGCAGAAGAGGCCCGCATAGAGCTGCTGGCCGTCCTTGAGGGTGTCGGCCGGCATGACCGTGGCCGCGATTTTGCCGGTGGTCGCCGGACCGGTGGAGGGCGCCTTGGAGTACTTGAAACCCGAGGGCCAGACGATGTTCATGAATCCCTCGCCCCGGCCGAAGGCGTTGTAGTTGGAGGACCAGGTGAAACTGAAGGCGTCGGGATGCAGGTAGGGATTCATGGCCAGCATGTCTTCCAGGGCAGCCACGCCTTCCTCGGTGTTGAAGGTGGGGTTCATTTCGTTGTCGAAGTAGAGGCGCCCCTTGGACACCAGGCGCTGCATGAACA
This window harbors:
- a CDS encoding type II asparaginase; the protein is MPTRKEKRLPDHRPRVMILATGGTIAGSAASAAQSSYAPGQVGVDAMIEALPGMRSLARVRGEQVASVGSQDMTFAIMRRLAGRINTLLASDEINGVVVTHGTDTMEETAYFLNLTVHSKAPVVLTGAMRPFTAISADGPLNLYNAVAVAADPEAAGRGTLAVMNDRIHSAHSLTKSNTTAVETFISPINGLIGTVNYGRNEYFRHPFRRHTHQSEFSIDGVTDLPRVDILYACADMPADLIDCSVERGAKGIVVAGDGNGNMNAATIERAAQAAKKGVVIVRGSRVATGTVGRNVEIDDDHLGFIAADELNPPKARILLMLALLKNRTRRQIQKLFYTY
- a CDS encoding ABC transporter ATP-binding protein; protein product: MMEKQQPALKKNQAILEVQALSKSFHGTTALDRASFTVPEASLTVILGPAGAGKTTTLRLIAGLDRPDNGRVLLAGRDVGKWEPKDRNIAMIFDTLALYPNKTGYENIASPLKIRRLPKDEIEVRVIEMARTLKVSRLLDRLPKTMSGGERQRIALGRALIRTPTLFLLDEPLSSLDAMLRIELRAELKRLQRELGYTFLMATPDFNEALAVADTVIMLHSGRVVQISRPQELYDQPLDRDIASFVGAPQINLIDARYEPNASGGVMHAAAAGLPVPAHLKQALGDAPCDFVLGIRPENLKLTALEDAPISASLVDIEPLGLKSVLTVQNNAAQLRLHVESAMVRRFDAGRPLGIEPVNPTRLLAFDRQSGQLLNA
- a CDS encoding ABC transporter ATP-binding protein, with protein sequence MTRPRLELVALKKEYADGSVVAVDGIDLYVAAGETLALLGPSGCGKSTTLNMIVGLEDPSSGDIQINGQSVLGLPPGRRDVGLVFQDYAVFTAMTVRQNLAFGLAVRKVPRPEIDRAVAEVAELLGMRDRLNARVKELGGSELQRVAIGRTLVTRPSILLLDEPLSNLEAAARLAMRRELRRLQSDIGITIIYVTHDQIEALSLADRIAVMRAGKILQVEETASIYDRPEHVFVASFLGSPPMNLITGALEADAAAMRFRRAEFSLPVFQTGVPEGRCTLGIRPESLRVAAAQTANWTGRVGLVEPRGPEAVLTVEVGTMALKIVVASTDCPGEGETIGIDVDPDALVLFDGETNRRMDGGSKAEVQ
- a CDS encoding carbohydrate ABC transporter permease, whose translation is MNNRKLSLPLALLMGAALIVVLFPVFWIVMTAIKPPTDWNASPAIWVPSEPTLINFRTLFDPEALGAYGVGGVSQAATKAVYGSVLATVSATLASVIIGLFAAIGISRYGNNSKATPLVILSGRMFPPAAIAVPFVIIFSNVGLIDSYLGLFAIYVAVTLPFSTWMLKSFVDDLPREIEEAAMIDGRSRLAAHLTVTIPLIKGGLFATTMFIFILNWSEFMFALVLSYSNVCTIPVQLAKYVTATAGTLYGVQAALAVFAMVPLVFVGYHIQSHLARAMTFGAIKQ
- a CDS encoding carbohydrate ABC transporter permease produces the protein MTAFFTSCPRAQTASAAQPAPAPASAPTGLGLKGLVRVLVLPGQIVSLLVLVVPLLVALYMSFTDWSPTRGSLFDATFVGFENYSELLIYDTRFVYSILRTALISMVCLSLEFVFGLGLAVLFLREFRGKSLLFSAFLTPMMILPVVVGYTFWMLFQTNGPVNQIIEFLFGAQATMEWFRNAPCAVTAVILTEVWHWTPLFFLILLSGLNAIPENPVRAAVILGASPRQVFWCIILPMLKPVIIVAFVIRSMEIIKLFDEVFMLTRGGPGSATETISLYIYKLAFNDFQLAYGAAAAFIVLLGSLLLIHLLLVPVREQIMKAGR